A stretch of Brassica napus cultivar Da-Ae chromosome C6, Da-Ae, whole genome shotgun sequence DNA encodes these proteins:
- the LOC106406073 gene encoding probable serine/threonine-protein kinase SIS8 has protein sequence MPDSVRSMKMNMKSFLKKLHITPNQPDEAADIPTNNNNKPSDASSSPHHQSPEVKPFSGLSNWLSSVGHRKSPSPPNSLNATNDEHQQDSKEDPEVEEEYQIQLALELSAREDPEAAQIEAMKQFSLGSCAPDNSPAELVAYRYWNYNCLGYDDKILDGFYDLYGVLNASSAEKIPSLLDLQGTPVSDGVTWEAVLVNRSGDYNLLRVEQMGIDIAANTESVSSSSFVNSELVRKLAVLVGDYMGGPVVDPDSMLRAWRSLSYSLKATLGSMVLPLGSLTIGLARHRALLFKVLCDSVGVPCRIVKGQQYTGSEDVAMNYIKTDDGREYIVDLMGDPGTLIPADAAGLQVDYDEPVCSTSPGDNDSFHDASSTNGIESSFQQNIGFPPWEHSSSTKSSKEDVANVEKAPPAQNLSSRPIHSFTHMRSPSWTEGVSSPAARRMKVKDVSQYMIDAAKENPRLAQKLHDVLLESGVVAPPNLFSEVYPQQLDATVEIKNLTEAKKEKGNDLGPVRFLPPLPRLHSKADTQDQHDHGKAVSQSESSHSEASSTEYARTVPAAVAAAAVVASSMVAAAAKNANIESSTLELPAAAAATATAAAVVATAAAVSKHLELGSNSDEPQGSGDSPHGPNSGGDRVSDRSTGDESSKSDGTLDDVSDCEILWEEITLGERIGLGSYGEVYRGDWHGTEVAAKKFLDQDLTGEALEEFRSEVQIMKKLRHPNIVLFMGAVTRPPNLSIITEFLPRGSLYRLIHRPNNQLDERRRLRMALDAARGMNYLHSCSPMIVHRDLKSPNLLVDKNWVVKVCDFGLSRMKNSTYLSSKSTAGTAEWMAPEVLRNEPADEKCDVYSYGVILWELFTLQQPWGRMNAMQVVGAVGFQHRRLDIPDFVDPAIAELISKCWQTDSKLRPSFAEIMVTLKKLQRPATGSNIPRPVPSASSLTAEQEQKDC, from the exons ATGCCCGATAGCGTTCGGAGCATGAAGATGAACATGAAGAGCTTTCTTAAAAAACTCCACATCACTCCCAATCAACCCGACGAAGCCGCCGACATTccaaccaacaacaacaacaagccgAGCGATGCATCTTCCTCCCCTCACCACCAGAGCCCCGAAGTCAAACCCTTTTCCGGTTTATCGAACTGGTTAAGCTCCGTCGGCCACAGAAAAAGCCCAAGCCCACCTAACTCGCTCAATGCTACTAATGATGAGCATCAGCAAGACTCCAAGGAGGATCCAGAGGTTGAAGAAGAGTACCAGATACAGTTGGCTCTGGAGCTAAGCGCTAGAGAGGATCCCGAAGCTGCTCAGATCGAGGCTATGAAGCAGTTCAGCTTAGGCTCTTGCGCTCCTGACAACTCCCCTGCTGAACTCGTCGCTTATCGCTACTGG AATTACAACTGTCTTGGCTACGATGACAAGATCTTGGATGGTTTTTACGACTTGTACGGAGTGTTGAACGCTTCCTCGGCGGAAAAGATTCCTTCTTTGCTTGATCTTCAAGGGACGCCTGTCTCTGACGGTGTTACGTGGGAAGCTGTTCTTGTGAACAGGAGTGGGGATTACAATCTGTTGAGAGTTGAGCAGATGGGTATTGATATTGCTGCGAATACGGAGTCTGTTTCTTCGTCTAGCTTTGTGAACAGCGAGCTGGTGAGGAAGCTTGCTGTTTTGGTTGGGGATTACATGGGTGGTCCTGTTGTTGATCCGGATAGTATGTTGAGAGCTTGGAGGAGTCTTAGTTACAGTTTGAAAGCAACTCTTGGAAGCATGGTGTTGCCTCTTGGCTCTCTAACTATTGGATTGGCTCGTCACCGTGCCTTGttattcaaa gttttgtgTGATAGCGTTGGTGTTCCTTGTCGGATAGTCAAAGGACAGCAGTACACCGGTTCCGAAGATGTGGCAATGAACTATATTAAGACCGATGATGGCAG GGAGTACATTGTTGATCTAATGGGAGATCCTGGTACGCTTATTCCAGCTGATGCAGCTGGACTACAAGTAGACTATGATGAACCTGTCTGCTCCACTAGTCCTGGGGACAATGATTCATTTCATGATGCTTCTTCCACCAATGGGATTGAAAGTTCATTTCAACAGAATATAGGGTTTCCCCCATGGGAACATAGTTCTAGTACCAAAAGTTCCAAGGAAGATGTGGCGAATGTTGAAAAGGCTCCTCCAGCTCAAAACCTCTCTAGCAGGCCCATTCATTCTTTCACACATATGAGATCACCTTCTTGGACTGAAGGTGTGAGCTCCCCAGCTGCGAGGAGGATGAAAGTCAAAGACGTTTCACAGTACATGATTGATGCTGCCAAAGAGAATCCACGGTTAGCTCAGAAGCTTCACGATGTATTGCTTGAAAGCGGAGTTGTAGCTCCCCCCAATTTATTCTCCGAAGTCTATCCCCAGCAACTGGATGCAACCGTCGAAATAAAAAACCTGACTGAAGCCAAGAAAGAGAAAGGAAACGATCTTGGTCCAGTGCGGTTTTTGCCTCCATTACCAAGACTTCACTCTAAAGCAGATACACAAGATCAGCATGATCACGGCAAAGCTGTTAGTCAGTCTGAATCTTCACATTCTGAAGCATCTTCTACGGAGTACGCCAGAACCGTACCTGCTGCTGTAGCTGCAGCGGCTGTGGTTGCATCTTCGATGGTTGCTGCTGCTGCCAAGAATGCAAACATAGAGTCCTCCACCTTGGAGCTTCCAGCTGCAGCTGCAGCCACGGCCACTGCTGCAGCAGTTGTGGCAACGGCTGCAGCCGTGTCCAAGCATCTTGAGTTAGGGTCGAATAGCGATGAGCCTCAAGGAAGTGGGGACTCTCCTCATGGGCCAAATTCAGGAGGGGACAGAGTATCTGACAGATCTACTGGCGACGAAAGTTCAAAGTCTGATGGGACGCTTGATGATGTCTCTGACTGTGAGATTTTGTGGGAAGAGATTACTTTGGGAGAACGTATTGGACTCG GATCTTATGGGGAAGTGTATCGGGGAGATTGGCACGGGACT GAAGTGGCTGCCAAGAAGTTCCTTGATCAAGATCTTACAGGAGAAGCGCTGGAGGAGTTCAGAAGTGAG GTCCAAATCATGAAAAAGCTTAGACACCCCAACATTGTTCTCTTCATGGGAGCTGTGACCCGTCCACCAAATCTCTCAATTATCACAGAGTTTCTTCCTAG GGGGAGCTTGTATAGGTTAATCCATCGGCCTAATAACCAGTTAGACGAGAGGAGGCGTCTGAGGATGGCCCTTGATGCT GCCCGTGGAATGAATTATTTGCATAGCTGTAGTCCTATGATTGTCCATCGTGATCTCAAGTCCCCGAACCTTCTAGTTGACAAAAACTGGGTTGTAAAG GTGTGTGATTTCGGGTTGTCTAGAATGAAAAACAGCACATACCTCTCTTCAAAGTCAACAGCAGGCACG GCTGAATGGATGGCTCCAGAAGTGCTTAGAAACGAACCTGCTGATGAGAA GTGCGATGTTTACAGCTACGGTGTGATTTTATGGGAACTCTTTACGTTACAGCAACCATGGGGAAGGATGAACGCGATGCAAGTTGTTGGGGCAGTTGGGTTTCAGCATCGACGTCTTGACATTCCAGACTTTGTGGATCCAGCAATTGCAGAACTCATTAGTAAATGCTGGCAAAc GGATTCAAAGTTAAGGCCAAGTTTTGCAGAGATTATGGTTACTCTAAAGAAGCTACAGAGACCTGCAACAGGTTCCAACATCCCAAGACCAGTCCCCAGTGCTTCTTCATTAACAGCTGAACAGGAACAAAAGGATTGTTAA
- the LOC106406191 gene encoding probable inactive serine/threonine-protein kinase fnkC, which translates to MYTDEKKKDKNYGSIFVYCVLCFVLIVEVARFAKPYYGNLHNLMETEALVVEEGFVDVMNSGKLPCPFKTSRSASARSHEKLSGLIRREDRARPPSSYCVKFQNFATMAKLVKDNGDKYESRPFSVGGYNWTLLIYPNENKPVGSGGFVSMYVRIDNSSLIANPHDVYAEITFLTYKSTIDRYHFLQETDAQRFHLFKQQYGQLNFLEIGYYRDPGHGFIFDGGQSVFGVDILVANPFEKWEVFSYEENIRDPLFNWKLTKFSTCNLDSYTSGSFSSGGRDWVLKVYPNGVGHATGNSLSLFLLSASNEKGYVKAKLRVIDQIRSNHLEKQVEGWPNATENGWGFEKFISFADLNDSTKGFLADDAIKFEVEILSFSKTDTL; encoded by the exons ATGTATAcagatgaaaagaaaaaagacaaaaactaTGGCTCAATCTTTGTGTATTGCGTCCTCTGCTTCGTACTCATCGTGGAAGTTGCAAGATTCGCTAAACCTTATTACGGCAACCTTCACAACCTAATGGAGACAGAAGCACTAGTAGTAGAAGAAGGATTCGTGGACGTGATGAACTCAGGGAAACTCCCATGTCCCTTCAAGACATCTCGCTCTGCCTCTGCTAGGAGTCACGAGAAGCTCTCGGGACTAATAAGACGAGAGGATAGAGCTCGTCCTCCATCTTCGTACTGCGTGAAGTTTCAGAACTTTGCAACTATGGCGAAACTGGTCAAAGACAATGGTGACAAGTACGAGTCACGTCCTTTCTCCGTCGGTGGATACAACTG GACGTTACTAATCTACCCTAACGAAAACAAGCCAGTGGGCTCGGGTGGATTCGTTTCGATGTACGTGAGAATCGATAACTCAAGCCTGATAGCCAACCCACACGATGTGTATGCAGAGATCACATTCCTCACATATAAAAGCACTATAGACAGATACCATTTTCTTCAGG AGACTGATGCACAGAGATTTCATTTGTTTAAACAACAGTATGGACAGCTAAACTTTCTTGAGATTGGTTACTACAGGGATCCAGGACATGGATTTATTTTCGACGGTGGACAAAGTGTGTTTGGTGTTGACATCCTCGTTGCTAACCCCTTTGAGAAGTGGGAAGTTTTCTCTTACGAAGAAAACATTCGTGACCCTCTTTTCAACTGGAAACTCACTAAGTTCTCTACATGTAATCTTGACTCTTACACTTCTGGTTCGTTTTCTTCTGGAGGAAGAGACTG GGTATTGAAAGTGTATCCAAATGGAGTTGGGCATGCAACGGGCAATTCGTTGTCACTCTTTTTGTTAAGTGCCTCAAATGAAAAGGGTTACGTGAAAGCCAAGTTGCGAGTTATTGACCAGATTCGGTCCAACCATTTGGAGAAACAAG TGGAGGGATGGCCTAACGCAACAGAAAATGGATGGGGGTTTGAGAAGTTTATATCTTTCGCAGATCTCAATGACTCAACCAAAGGTTTCCTTGCTGATGACGCCATCAAGTTTGAAGTCGAGATCTTGTCCTTCTCTAAAACCGACACTCTCTAA
- the LOC106405295 gene encoding thaumatin-like protein isoform X1 — protein sequence MRNEKLVHSLLVHLKSKEPPMASSISLFLLPLLLLLSHASEASTVIFYNKCTYTVWPGIQASSGQPLLGGGGFKLSPKRAYTLQLPSLWSGRFWGRHGCSFDRSGRGRCATGDCGGSLLCNGAGGVPPATLAEITLGHDQDFYDVSLVDGYNLAMSIMPVKGTGKCTYAGCVSDLNRMCPVGLQVRSRDGKQVVACKSACSAFNSPRYCCTGSFGNPQTCRPTAYSKIFKVACPKAYSYAYDDPTSIATCTKANYVVTFCPHRGR from the exons ATGAGAAATGAGAAGCTGGTTCACAGTCTTCTAGTCCACTTGAAATCAAAAGAACCACCAATGGCCTCTTCAATATCCCTCTTCCTCCtccctctccttcttcttctctcacaCGCTTCAG AAGCTTCAACGGTAATATTCTACAACAAGTGCACATACACAGTCTGGCCTGGTATCCAAGCTAGCTCCGGTCAGCCGCTACTCGGCGGCGGCGGATTCAAACTTTCTCCTAAAAGAGCTTACACTCTCCAACTTCCATCGCTTTGGTCTGGTCGGTTCTGGGGCCGCCACGGTTGCTCCTTCGATAGATCTGGCCGTGGTCGTTGCGCCACCGGAGACTGCGGTGGTTCTCTCCTCTGTAACGGAGCCGGAGGTGTACCTCCAGCTACTCTCGCAGAGATCACCCTCGGCCATGACCAGGACTTTTATGACGTCAGCCTCGTTGATGG ATACAACTTAGCTATGTCGATAATGCCTGTGAAAGGCACAGGGAAGTGCACCTACGCAGGTTGCGTTAGCGACTTGAACAGAATGTGTCCGGTTGGTCTACAAGTCCGTTCACGTGATGGGAAACAGGTAGTAGCCTGTAAAAGCGCATGTTCTGCCTTTAACTCACCACGCTACTGTTGCACCGGTTCGTTCGGTAACCCACAGACGTGCAGGCCCACGGCTTACTCCAAGATCTTCAAAGTAGCTTGTCCTAAGGCCTACTCCTACGCTTACGATGACCCCACTAGCATTGCCACGTGTACCAAAGCTAACTACGTCGTCACTTTTTGCCCCCACCGTGGCCGTTGA
- the LOC106405458 gene encoding acyl carrier protein, giving the protein MQARTMTNPEIVDKVIKIAREQFGVQDDLEVTAQSTFVDDIGADDLAIREFVLALEEAFGIEIEDKKVESISTVGQAAEVIEELLK; this is encoded by the exons ATGCAGGCTCGCACAATG ACAAACCCTGAGATAGTGGACAAGGTGATTAAGATTGCAAGAGAGCAATTCGGAGTTCAAGATGACTTGGAAGTAACGGCTCAGTCCACTTTTGTTGACGATATCGGAGCTGATGATCTTGCCATT AGGGAGTTTGTGTTGGCCTTAGAGGAAGCGTTTGGGATTGAAATAGAGGATAAGAAAGTAGAGTCCATTTCCACAGTTGGGCAAGCAGCTGAAGTCATTGAGGAGCTACTGAAGTAA
- the LOC106404489 gene encoding probable calcium-binding protein CML26, protein MASENPETTNKPSSTDMDLKKVFNQFDANGDGKISVSELGNVFKSMGTSYTEAELNQVLDDIDIDRDGFINMEEFAAICRSSSSATEVREAFDLYDQNKNGLISSSEIHKVLNRLGMTCSVEDCVRMIGRVDTDGDGNVNFEEFKKMMSSPELLNKQSA, encoded by the coding sequence ATGGCGAGCGAAAATCCTGAAACCACCAACAAACCATCGTCCACGGACATGGACCTTAAGAAGGTTTTCAACCAGTTCGACGCCAACGGCGACGGCAAGATCTCTGTCTCTGAGCTCGGCAACGTTTTCAAATCCATGGGAACGTCGTACACGGAGGCTGAGCTCAACCAAGTGTTGGACGACATTGACATCGACCGCGACGGTTTCATTAACATGGAGGAGTTCGCCGCCATATGCCGCTCATCCTCCTCCGCCACAGAGGTCCGTGAAGCATTCGATCTCTACGACCAGAACAAGAACGGTTTGATCTCGTCCTCCGAGATCCACAAGGTTCTCAACCGTCTAGGTATGACGTGTTCCGTCGAAGACTGCGTGAGAATGATCGGGCGTGTTGACACTGACGGCGACGGAAACGTTAACTTCGAGGAGTTCAAGAAGATGATGTCGTCACCTGAGCTACTCAACAAGCAATCCGCCTAG
- the LOC106406075 gene encoding ras-related protein RABA6a produces the protein MAEDSYDEECDYLFKSVLIGDSAVGKSNLLSRFSKDEFRLDSKPTIGVEFAYRNVHVGDKIIKAQIWDTAGQERFRAITSSYYRGALGALLIYDVTRRTTFENIKKWLFELREFANPDTVVVLVGNKSDLRQSREVEEEEGKSLAESEGLCFLETSALENVNVEEAFLVMIKRIHEVVTQRIASDNKSNGVATTHVNGNGTVVPVGKEIVNIHEVTATQPVSSSSKCCFQ, from the exons ATGGCGGAAGATTCATACGACGAAGAATGCGACTACTTATTCAAGTCGGTGCTGATCGGAGACTCAGCCGTTGGAAAATCAAACCTCTTGTCAAGATTTTCCAAAGACGAATTCCGGTTAGACTCTAAACCAACCATCGGAGTTGAGTTCGCTTACAGGAACGTTCACGTCGGAGATAAAATCATCAAAGCTCAGATTTGGGACACTGCAGGTCAAGAAAG ATTTAGAGCAATTACGAGCTCGTACTACCGTGGAGCATTAGGGGCATTGCTGATATACGACGTAACAAGAAGAACAACTTTCGAGAACATCAAGAAATGGCTTTTCGAGCTCAGAGAGTTCGCTAATCCAGATACCGTCGTGGTCCTCGTCGGCAACAAATCCGATCTCCGACAATCGAGAGAagttgaagaagaggaaggtaAGAGTCTAGCTGAGTCAGAAGGTCTTTGCTTCCTTGAGACTTCGGCATTAGAAAACGTTAACGTTGAAGAAGCTTTCCTAGTGATGATCAAACGTATACATGAGGTTGTAACACAGAGGATCGCTTCGGACAACAAATCTAACGGCGTTGCAACGACTCATGTTAACGGTAACGGTACGGTTGTTCCTGTTGGTAAAgagattgtgaatatccatgaAGTTACTGCGACCCAACCAGTAAGCTCTTCTTCCAAATGTTGTTTCcagtaa
- the LOC106405349 gene encoding GDSL esterase/lipase At1g73610, translated as MMSKMLVAFVFTCLLYVGSAQQSTVSALFAFGDSILDTGNNNLLATLTKVNFFPYGRDLGGLPTGRFGNGRVFSDMIAEGLGLKNLLPAYRNPALSSNDLVTGVCFASGGSGLDSITARIQGVIWVQDQVRDFQNYITRLNGVVGSQEKTNEIISNAVYLISAGNNDIAITYFTTVTRRLQYTLPAYTDLLVTWTRDLIKSLYDMGARKFAVMGTLPLGCLPGARSSIANLFKVCEVFSNQAAAMFNQKLSVELDNLGATFPGAKFMYVDMYNPLMGLINNPQASGFVDAADGCCCTPTSIMPCLDASSYVFWDIAHPTQKSYQTITPNIIQDIKAKLA; from the exons ATGATGTCCAAAATGTTAGTGGCATTTGTGTTCACTTGTCTACTTTATGTTGGTTCTGCTCAACAATCAACAGTTTCAGCACTTTTCGCTTTTGGAGACTCGATATTAGATACTGGCAACAATAATCTTCTTGCAACTCTTACCAAGGTCAATTTTTTCCCATACGGTAGAGATTTAGGTGGACTACCTACCGGAAGATTTGGAAACGGGAGAGTTTTTTCAGATATGATTG CCGAAGGTTTGGGATTGAAGAATCTCTTACCAGCATATCGTAATCCAGCCCTCTCGAGCAACGATCTAGTGACTGGTGTGTGTTTTGCATCTGGTGGATCTGGACTTGATTCTATCACTGCTAGGATACAg GGGGTTATATGGGTGCAAGATCAAGTGAGAGATTTCCAAAACTACATCACTAGACTAAACGGTGTAGTAGGAAGTCAAGAGAAAACAAATGAAATTATATCAAATGCGGTTTATTTAATCTCAGCGGGGAATAATGATATTGCTATTACATATTTCACTACGGTAACTAGAAGGTTACAATACACTCTTCCAGCATACACTGATCTTCTAGTAACTTGGACTCGTGATCTAATAAAg AGTTTATACGATATGGGTGCAAGAAAATTTGCGGTTATGGGAACACTACCGCTAGGTTGCTTACCGGGAGCAAGAAGCTCGATTGCAAACTTATTCAAAGTATGTGAAGTGTTTTCAAATCAAGCAGCTGCTATGTTTAACCAGAAATTATCTGTTGAACTTGACAATCTTGGCGCAACATTTCCGGGTGCCAAATTCATGTACGTAGATATGTACAATCCTCTTATGGGTCTCATCAACAACCCTCAAGCTTCAG GGTTCGTTGATGCAGCTGATGGATGTTGTTGTACACCAACGTCTATAATGCCCTGCTTAGACGCGTCTAGTTACGTGTTTTGGGATATTGCCCATCCGACCCAGAAGTCATACCAAACGATCACACCAAATATTATTCAAGATATCAAAGCAAAGCTCGCATGA
- the BNAC06G34460D gene encoding uncharacterized protein C594.04c — protein sequence MGTVLDSHFLALTAIVTVVYQFIFFVITALFKIDQVTDFAGSTNFVILAVLTLVLNATWHFRQVVLTLLVVVWGLRLGTFLLMRILQWGEDRRFDEMRQNLVKLIVFWTFQAVWVWTVSLPLTVVNASDGGGSFKPADVIGWTMWVFGFLIEAAADQQKLSFKSAPENRGKWCDAGLWRYSRHPNYFGEMLLWWGIFVATSPVLEGAEYLVIFGPVFLTLLLLFVSGIPLLEASADKKHGHLGAYRFYKKTTSPLVLLPRGVYGNLPGWCKEVFLFELPFYSRNLPEEADI from the exons ATGGGAACGGTGCTAGATTCGCATTTCCTGGCTCTCACTGCCATTGTTACC GTGGTTTACCAGTTCATATTCTTCGTAATCACAGCTCTTTTCAAGATCGATCAAGTCACTGACTTTGCAG GTAGCACAAACTTCGTTATACTTGCTGTACTCACTCTCGTTCTTAACGCCACGTGGCATTTTCGCCAG GTAGTCTTGACTTTGCTAGTTGTGGTATGGGGTCTTCGCTTGGGAACTTTTCTTCTAATGAG GATCTTGCAATGGGGTGAAGATCGACGCTTTGACGAAATGCGTCAAAACTTGGTGAAACTAATAGTTTTCTGGACTTTTCAG GCCGTGTGGGTTTGGACCGTGAGCTTACCTCTAACCGTCGTTAACGCAAGTGATGGTGGAGGATCTTTTAAACCCGCAGATGTTATCGGTTGGACGATGtgggtttttggtttcttgATTGAAGCTGCAGCTGATCAACAGAAGCTCTCTTTTAAAAGCGCTCCAGAAAATAGAGGTAAATGGTGTGATGCTGGTCTGTGGAGGTATTCAAGACATCCAAACTACTTTGGTGAG ATGTTACTGTGGTGGGGAATCTTTGTGGCTACATCGCCTGTTCTAGAAGGTGCTGAGTATCTTGTCATATTTGGACCAGTCTTTCTCACTTTGTTACTTCTATTCGTCAGCGGCATACCATTACTTGAG GCATCGGCTGACAAAAAGCATGGCCACTTGGGAGCTTACCGGTTCTATAAGAAGACAACAAG TCCTCTGGTTCTTTTGCCGAGAGGAGTGTATGGGAACTTACCAGGATGGTGCAAGGAAGTCTTTCTTTTCGAGCTTCCATTTTACAGCAGAAATCTCCCTGAAGAAGCTGATATTTAG
- the LOC106405295 gene encoding thaumatin-like protein isoform X2: MRNEKLVHSLLVHLKSKEPPMASSISLFLLPLLLLLSHASASTVIFYNKCTYTVWPGIQASSGQPLLGGGGFKLSPKRAYTLQLPSLWSGRFWGRHGCSFDRSGRGRCATGDCGGSLLCNGAGGVPPATLAEITLGHDQDFYDVSLVDGYNLAMSIMPVKGTGKCTYAGCVSDLNRMCPVGLQVRSRDGKQVVACKSACSAFNSPRYCCTGSFGNPQTCRPTAYSKIFKVACPKAYSYAYDDPTSIATCTKANYVVTFCPHRGR; this comes from the exons ATGAGAAATGAGAAGCTGGTTCACAGTCTTCTAGTCCACTTGAAATCAAAAGAACCACCAATGGCCTCTTCAATATCCCTCTTCCTCCtccctctccttcttcttctctcacaCGCTTCAG CTTCAACGGTAATATTCTACAACAAGTGCACATACACAGTCTGGCCTGGTATCCAAGCTAGCTCCGGTCAGCCGCTACTCGGCGGCGGCGGATTCAAACTTTCTCCTAAAAGAGCTTACACTCTCCAACTTCCATCGCTTTGGTCTGGTCGGTTCTGGGGCCGCCACGGTTGCTCCTTCGATAGATCTGGCCGTGGTCGTTGCGCCACCGGAGACTGCGGTGGTTCTCTCCTCTGTAACGGAGCCGGAGGTGTACCTCCAGCTACTCTCGCAGAGATCACCCTCGGCCATGACCAGGACTTTTATGACGTCAGCCTCGTTGATGG ATACAACTTAGCTATGTCGATAATGCCTGTGAAAGGCACAGGGAAGTGCACCTACGCAGGTTGCGTTAGCGACTTGAACAGAATGTGTCCGGTTGGTCTACAAGTCCGTTCACGTGATGGGAAACAGGTAGTAGCCTGTAAAAGCGCATGTTCTGCCTTTAACTCACCACGCTACTGTTGCACCGGTTCGTTCGGTAACCCACAGACGTGCAGGCCCACGGCTTACTCCAAGATCTTCAAAGTAGCTTGTCCTAAGGCCTACTCCTACGCTTACGATGACCCCACTAGCATTGCCACGTGTACCAAAGCTAACTACGTCGTCACTTTTTGCCCCCACCGTGGCCGTTGA